The following nucleotide sequence is from Tachyglossus aculeatus isolate mTacAcu1 chromosome 11, mTacAcu1.pri, whole genome shotgun sequence.
CTGTCCTGCTCCATAAAACAGGAACTCCTGACCACCagtttaagacactcaatcagctctcttcacctgACTTATCCTCATTCATCTCCCAAAAAGTGTGCCctgcatgctttgttactcttcagCCAACCTTCCCAGGGTGTCTCATTACTGTCTCTTCCACTGTCTCTTGCTCAAAACCTTCCTTTTGGCTAGAACCTATACCCCATTTACATCCGGAAGATCACTGCAGTTCCCGTCTTCAAAGCTTTTcttaaatcacatttcctccaggaggccttcccagattaatctctccttcccccatcctatcttttccttttccccattaACAACAACTTCCACTGCTTACTGGCAAGAACTTGGGCATGAAAATCAGAGAGTCtgggatattgagaagcagtggggctcagtggaaagagtgcgggcttgggagtcagaggtcatgggttcgaatcccaggtctgctgcttatctgctgtgtgactttgggcaagtcacttaacttctctgtgcctctgttacctcatctgttcctcccccttatagactgtgagcccactgttgggtagggaccatctctttatgttgccaacttgtacttcccaagcgcttagtacagtgctctgcacacagtaagcgctcagtaaatacgattgatgatgatgatgatgagggggcaacctgatcaccttgtatcctccccagtgcttagaacagtgctttgcacatagtaagcgcttaacaaataccaaaattattattattatataacaatatatgaGAGAGTCtgtgtgctttgcaaacagtaaggctcaataaatgcaactgactgaatgaatgaatgaatgatctcattcAATCCAATGGCTTTGATTACCagctctttgcagatgatttccaaattttcATTTCCAGGTCTGATCTCTCCCCTGCTCTGCAGACTtgcatctcctgctgccttcagtaCAAcaatacttggatgtcctgctatcacctcaaacttaacatgtacaaaacagaacttcttattttcccacccaaccctgtccttcccctgactttcccatcactgtaggaaagaccaccatcctctctgtatcaaacgcctgtaaccttggcattatcctcaactcatctctctcattaagtCCACATATTCAAGctaacactaaatcctgtcggttcaaccttcgcaACACTGCTGaagtccttcctttcctctccatccaaactgctaccatgttaatccaagcacttttcctatcctgccttaataataataatgatgacatttattaagtaagtactttgtacactacaacaaagttggtagaagtgtccctgtccacagcgagctttcagcttagagggagagacaaacattatattacattaccatacaaaagagttggtggatgcgattcttacccacaaggagcttacaggctttgGGAAAACAAAGATTCTACATCACCATGCACCCAGGGTGATGACTCAGAATCAGCTGATTTGCCTGGGGCTCTGAGATGACCCCGGTGAGAATGGTAGGATGATATAAGCAGCTTTCCCAAGCCCAGAACAATTTAAATCCAGGGGATGAAAGGGACAGCAATGACAACTCACTGACAGTCAGACTGGGaacatttccccttctccactcAGCTCTCATTAACCACACGCTGTGACTTATTCCATCCAGGTTTCTTCATAAACATGCCACTGGTCACATGGCATCTAGGTAAGTGACAGACAAAGCATGTCTTGGGGCCAagatatgctcgttgtgggcaaggaatgtgtctattgtaataattttactctcccacatgcttagtacagtgctctgtacacagtaagggctcaataaatacaactgaatgaataaatgaaggaatatcATTTCGTTCCTGAAAATCAAGAAGACTGCAACTTTGGTTACTGAAGAGCACTTTAGAGATCTGGTCTGCTTGTTCTGCTAAGGGAGGATCTTAAAAATGATGTCCTAAACATCATTTTTGCTTCAAAACAGTTTCGGCATAAGGTTATACTGGCtccatttcttcccctttttatggcgtttgtttttatagtattttttaagtgtttactctgtaccaagcattggggtagatacaagataaaacgTCAGTGCACATTCCacaagggcccacagtcttaatccccattttatagatgaggttaccgaggaacagagaaggtaagtggcttaaacagggtcacgcagcagacaagtggtggagccggaattagaacccaggtcctgtgcagGTCCTCTGCATGATTTCAAATTCCACTTCCTCCCAGTTGACTCTCAAACCTGTATCTCCAGACTTGGATCTCTCATTTGATTGTTTCTCTCTCGTATtccttcctgtcaatcaatcaatcgtatttattgagcgcttactgtgtgcagagcactgttctaagcgcttgggaagtacatgtttccTGTTCTGGGCTATATCCTTCTGCCATCTCAATCTTAGGTTAAAAGGTCAAAAACCGAACTTCTTGTCTGTTCTACTATTCGCTCCTCTTCTTGGTAACTTCCCCAacacattaataacaataataataatgattatagtaatttaaaaattacatttgttaagtgcttactatgtgctaagcgttgtactagatacaaaataaccaggtcagatacagtccctgtttctcaagGGCCTAAGGTGGAATGGGGTAAggttttaaattcccattttacagataaagaaattgaggcaaagagaagttaaagtgacctgcctaaattCACAAAGTAAGCAAGTGGTGggatcggaattagaactcaggtcttctgactcccaaggtcatactttttcctctaggccatgcttcttttctCACACAGtggaccaaatcaatcaattaatcaatcaatcgtatttattgagcacttactgtgtgcagagcactgtactaagcgcttgggaagtacaagttggcaacatatagagacagtccctacccaacagtgggctcacagtctaaattagtaATAGTAGCTGTAGTGTTACCAGTTTCACAACCcctgaacatatagagatggtcccttcctaacaacgggctcatggtctagaagggggaggcagacaacaaaacaaaacttgtagacaggtgtcaaaatagatagtataaatagaattatagctgtgtgcacacaataaatatagtaaatatgtacaagtaaaataagtagagtaataaatctgtacaaatatatacaagggctgtggggaggggaaggaggtagggcagagaggggagatgcatcaaaacagaaactccttacgaaCAACTTGTCCCCTCCAACATCACCTCGCAACCCTCCTACTGCAACCTAgctagcacactttgctcctagcACACTTCgcaaaccttttcactgtacctccatctcatctatctcaccaccgacctcttgtccatgtcctgcctctggcctggaacacccatcCTCTTCACATGTGAGAGAGAATCACTCTCACCCACTGCAAAGTCTTATAAAagggacatctccaagaggccttcccagactaagccctcttttcctttccttccactccttttTGCACCacactgatttgctctctttacccaaccccacagcacttatgtacatgttcataatttgatttatttatgttaatatccgtctctccctatagactgtaagctcctaatgtccagggaacgtgtctgctacatTGTTTTACCGTACATGGTAaaatgcacacggtaagcattaaataaataagatcgactgaatgactgaaggaccccctgcccacatcctgcctctggcctaaaactccctccccttgGCATCCAaaggatgatcatcatcatcatcaatcgtatttattgagtgcttactatgtgcagagcactgtactaagcgcttgggaagtacaaatttgcaacatatagagacagtccctacccaacagtaggctcacaggtggggctcactctccccaccttcaaacccatattaaaacacatctccaagggaccttcccaaactacaccctcatttcctctgctccaactcccttctgtatgactctttcacttggatttgccccacagcacttatgtacatatccagattgtatttatttatattaatgcctctctccaccctcttcaTAGAGTCCCCTCTTGTActacaccttccctccttccttctgctctGCTCCAGCTAAAGTTTTCAATTAGCAGTTAATCTCACAATCTCAGGCTCATTGTTTGGGCCATTCCAATCAGTCCACCTCTTTAGAAGAgtgtggaagagaacaatacatacAATGGATGTTTGCTCAATTCTGTTACCTAAATTAACTCTTCAGCAGCCAAATAGTGATCCTCTCAGCAGAGTGTCTCTGAGAACTGTAGTGGAGTGAGAGGCATATACAACAGCAGCCAAATGTGGACTGAAATCCTCTGTCCAGTTGATGCAGTCACTGTGGAAGTGACActttgaatgtgtctaccaactctgttatattgtactctcccaaacacttggtacattgctctgcacaaagtaagcactcaataaacgtgtttaatggattgattgatttagaccctCTGGgatgcctgcctcctgtctcaccacactccagtccttacttcactacGCTGCccccatcatttttctaaaaacaatgtggcctaggggatagagcacaagcctgggagtcagaagggcctgggttctaattctggccctaccacttgcctgctgtgtgaccttgaacaagtcacttcacttctctgcatcttagtcctctcacctttaaaatgtgagcctcatgtcgaacatgaactttgtccaacctgattacttttatctgcctcagcatttagtacaatggcacacactaagtacttaaaatacacttaaaaaaaaaaaaaaacgaaactcCTTAGAATTGACTTTCAAGCCCCCATTCAGTTAAATCCCTCTTATCTTTCCTCACAGATTTCCTGCTAGAAGCCAgagcacacacttcactcctccagtgccaagttactcactgtatctctatttcatctatctcatcagTGACCCCTtactcccatcctctctctcccttcttcatacctgacaggcCATACctaattaaaatcccatctccttcaaaaggccctccccgactgagccctcattcccctactccttctcccttttgtgtcagctATGCACTTATttattatacctgtaatttatttatttatattaatatctgtctccccccatctcgactgtaagcccattaggggcagggaatgtgactgtttattgtaatattgtactctcccaagtgcttagtacagtgctctaaacacagtaagcactcaataaataaattgatcgactgactgactttgggcacttgatatttatcACACCTTACCCTGAAAGCACaaagtacatgtctgtaatttattttaacgtcggtctacccctctaggctgtaagttcattaagggcaggaaacatatctaccaactctgtggcactgtcctctcccatgtacatagtacatgctctgtatgcagtaagcactcagtaaatagcaatgattgattgattgcaaatcaTAATGGTTAATGAACTATCAAGAGAGAATTCAGAATTAAGCTACTCCAGAAGCCAATGATTCAAGTTCTACCCTTCCAGCCCCTACTTTAACCTGGCTCTGGGCAAACCAGAAAACGATGGACCAAAGTCAATGACAGTGAGAACTCAGGATCAGGTTTATTAGAAAACAAAGTAGCAACAAGATACAAGACGTCCCATCCAGAGGAGGAACGTGCTGGAATGGAATGAGCCTAGAGAGTCATCCGTAAGGAAGATATTTAGCAGTTTGTGTTTATAAAGTGCACTTCTGGCCGATGCTCTCCCTGACTCGGGATCAGTGAAGGTTCAAGGATGATGAGGTTCTACCCAGGTTGGTCTGAGGTGACCTTGGGTTTGGAGGCCATCAGAGTGGGGAGAAAAGATGATCTGTGGGGGTCCCGAAAAGGTTGGATGAGCTCAGTGAGGGGGTGACGAGACATGTTGAGGAGAACACATTTGGTGAGGAGctcaaaaatggagatgaagttcAGCAGCAAGTCATGCGACAGGCAGCCGGCTGGCAGCAGGGGGGCCTGCAGCAGGGGGACTGGACGGAAATGGGCTGGCAGCAAGTGGAGGCCCAGCAGCAAGGCCGGCAGACGACGGCGGTGCAGCTGGAGGGGCAGCAAGAGAGGGGTTGGCAGCAGCCGGGCTGGAGGCAGCAGGGCTCGGGACGGCAGCAGGGCTGGAAGCAAGGGCGGCTGAATCGGGGCACGCAGCTGACCGGCCGGCACACGGTGGTCTGGCACGAGACCGGCGGCAGGCAGGAGCGGCCACAGCAGCCGGACCCGAAGCTCTGGGGCAGGCAGCAGCCTCCCCCGCAGCTCAGGTTGGAGCAGACGGAGCCACAGCAGGAGCTGACCATGATGGCGGTGAGTTCTGGTTTGGTTTGGGATGGAAGGAGGAGTGAGGTCTTCAGGTTTCTatgtctccttctcttccctgtgtCCTTTATATAGCCCAGAATGTGAAATCATTTCCTCATTCTTGTTTGTATCTGTGGAAATTAGAAGAATGTCTTGGTCAGTCCTTTGGTTAACTCGAAAGGGCGCTCAACCTCGTAAAAAATTATTTTGTTTCCCTGCTAAGATGGAATACAACCTTTTTACTACTAAAATTGTAACTTGATGCTCCATCTTCAAAGATTCTGGGTATCCCAGACTAAATGATCTCTATTGTTTCAGTGGACTTCTGCCATGACACATCATGAAATCCTTCCTGGGAGCTACGTTACTAACTAATCATAAGGTGACCCCTTCTGTGATTAAGGCTGGTTGAAAGCTTCTTTTCCCTTGCAAAGTGctcaagaggaaaaaaagggtgaGGAATATCTCCTGGTCATGCCAACCAGCCTAATAAATTACTGCACAATTTATCCACCCTGCATCACCCTCTGGCTATGAGGAAGGAAGGCTTTGTAGGCCTTTGGTCTTTATATCCCTATTGTCCCATTCTGCTGGAATGTATTAAGTCCCAACCCAAAGGGCTTGGATTTGTTTCTCTTCAGAAAGTAGAAGCACCTTTCCTTGGATGTGAATATCTCCTTTAaaaatgtgttaagtgcttactaagtgccaggcactgttctaagcctgggatagataccagataaaacaggttggacacagtccatgtcccacatgggtctcacagttttaatccccattttacagatgagataactgagacaccgaaaagttaagtatctcggtctaaggtcacacagcagacaagtggcagagtcaggattagaacccaggtcctctgaatcccaggcctatgttctttctattaggccacactgcttctccttggctgGAAGGGATGGTTCTTGGGATTTGGGGGAGTTTACATGTGAGATCTTTGGAGTTCCAATAGGAAATGGTCTAGAAATAAAAATCTAGTCCTCCAGAAGAAAGTGCCAAAGTTTCTGGTTGGAGAAACCTGAGTACTTCAGTAGATCCTCCAATCAAAGAATTAGGAAAAATGAGAAAGAACATGGTTAGAACAGTAATGACACAGTGTTAGGACTGAAACATCCAAAGTACAAATCCAGGAGTCAGCCATTCATCAATTATTTCTTAGTCCTTTGTAAAATCCTAAATTTATCTGAACAGAACATGAAATTAGAATTTTcataatgcttaaaaaatgcagaGTAATCAACCTTGTATTTTGAGAGGAAGTCGTGATAAGTTGGCAAAAATGTCCTTCAGATATATTGGctaaaataacaattgtggtatttgttaggacttattatgtgccaatactgtactaagcattggggtggataccaggtaacCAGGTCAGAAATAGTCTCTGTcatacatgggaatcacagtcttaaattaGAGGGAGCACAGGTCTgccatttccatttccattttacaaatgagaaaactgaggcacagataagtaagtgACTATCTCAAGATatttggcaggcaagtggcagagcagtgattttttgaataataataatggcatttattaagcacttactatgtgcaaagaactgttctaagtgctggggaggttacaaggtgatcaggttgtcctgtgggggtgatcacggtcttaatccccattttacagattaggtaattgaggcccagagaagttaaaggacttgcccaaagtcacacagctgacagttggcggagcctggatttgaacccatgacctctgactccaaaacccatgttctttccactgacccacgctgcttctctaatggtagttgttaagctcttactatgtgccaggcactgtattaagcactggggtagatacaagatgatcaggttggacacagtccctgtcccatgtggggctcacagccttaatcctcattttatagatgaggtaactgaagcacagagaggttaattgtcttgtccaacgtcacacagcagacaaggggcagagctggaattagagtccaTGATTctaaggcctatgctctttcctcgaggccatgctgcttttcaaacggTCCAGTTGCTTATATGTGAGAGTTGGAATGTGCTAGGAATATACTCATTGTTGAATTTTGGTGGCTTTGTGTAGTGGACTCTACTTGAGCCACTCTCAGCAGGACCGGGGTCCTCTAAGAAGAGCATCATGGAAGATGTCTGTGCAGAAAGTAAACAGTGAGGAAGGGAAGCAAAGTCCTGTTTATGTCAATTCACTCTCTCTTCACCCTGAGCTCAAAGTGTATCTGGGAGGAAGCAAAAGCAGCTCTTCCAAGGTTACTAAAATGCTTGCTGAAATGCTAAAGTGAATTTTATGCACGTTTCTGATGTAATAATgatcaccgtggctcagtggaaagagcactggcttgggagtcagaggtcgtgggttctaatcctgaccaccacttgtcaggtgtgtgactttgggcaagtcacttaacttctctgtgcctcagttacctcatctgtaaaatggggattaagactgtgagccccacatgggacaacctgatcaccttgtatccccccagcacttagaacagtgcttcaacgtagtaagtgcttaacaaataccattattattattatcattatttcattcatgcattcaatcatatttattgagcgcttactgtgtgcagagcactgtactaagtgcttgggaagtacaagttggcaacatatagagatggtctctacccaacagcaggctcacagtctagaagggagaattcTTAAGAGCTTATtaggtgttaagcactattctaagctctggggaagatacaagataatcaggttggacaaagtccctgtcccacgtggggctcacagtctttcattcattcaatcgtatttattgagcgcttactgtgtgcagagcactgtaataagagcttggaaagtacaagttggcaacatacagagacggtccctacccagcaacaggctcacagtctagaagacgggctcacattctaggaggggctcacagtctagaagtcttaatccccattttacagaagcgatactgaggctcagagaagtcaagtgacttgcccaaagtcacacagcagacaggtggtggagctgggattagaacccaggtcctgctgactcccagtccactagaccaagctgtttCTCACTTCACTTCATCGTCATATCCAGGCTGGAAGGAGCCCCTGCCCTGTGCAAatccctattctaagcactgagctgaATACCTTAGAGAAGGGAAAACCTAGGACCTGTCTGAGTGAAGGGGTACAAGCAAACCTTAATAATGCAAATTTACTAATTAGAGTTCATGAGCATAAAGAAATATTATATGAATCTATCAAATAGGGGAAAAAAACTGCATGAGTGCATCTATAGTTGTGCTAGAAGTTGTCACCAAGATAGAAGGTAATAGAGGCAGGTTTCTTATAAGAAAAGGGTCTTTAGTATGTctttgaaagagaaggaaagacagtaagctcgttgtgggcagggaatgtggctaccaactctgttttattgtactcccccaagggcttaatgGTGTTTTTTCTCCATTATGCAAAGGTTTTCAAGAGCATCAAGGAGTAACTGGATAAACAGGATAAGAATGAAAAGGTGATAGCCTAAAGGACCATGGAGTTGGCATCAACCCATCACCCAACTTGACTGaatacgtactgtgtgcagaatactgtactcagcacttgggagagcacaatagaattataTTCTTGTATTTATAGGGCCAATTTAGAGCTTTGTCCTGGAAATGTTCCTGAAAGAAGGAATTCCATGCCTTAGTGTGAGAAGTTCTTAGCTGGGAATTTGGAGTACATCTTGCGAGCTGCCTCTATCTAAAAACTCATCACCTTCCGTTCTTTTAATCCTTTTCAAAAATTTCTGTGAGATTCCAGGGCAGATTCCTTCCCGTCAAGTGGATCCATGATTGGATTGAGAAAGAATgaacacattaattcattcattccttcaatcaaatttattgagtgcttactgtgtgcagagcactgcattaagcacttgggagagtattaatataacaataaataaacacattccctgcccacaacaagctaacacatgagatggaatgaatgagaaatTCATTTGTTTTGCCAGAAATCCATTTATTATAAAGCAGGCAGTGTATAATTGCATAGCCCATATAAGCTGGGCAATTACTGCAAGAGAAATACAGTCAAAGAGTTTGAGAATCACAAAATCTTTAGAATCAGTTAATCCGGATGAAGCAGAAATCTCCATTCCTTCAGCATCCTAGAGCAGGGACGTTTCCAAGACACTGCTGTCAGACAAGCCTTAGAGAAGAGAGCCATTGTGAAAAATGAGTGAGTTGAGAGAAGACGAGGCATATGCAGAGATGGATGTTCGTCAAGACACCAGTCCTGCCTATTGGCAGGGACTGCTCTGCCATGAAGCCATGCATCACGAATCATTCCATAATGAGAAAAAGAGGATTTAGCCAGTGGCTAATGTTGCGGAGGGTCAGGACATATTGAAAATGCTTCAGCAGCAGGTCATGCGGCAGGCAGCCGGCTGGCAGCAGGGGGGCCTGCAGCAGGGGGACTGGACGGAAATGGGCTGGCAGCAAGTGGAGGCCCAGCAGCAAGGCCGGCAGACGACGGCGGTGCAGCTGGAGGGGCAGCAAGAGAGGGGTTGGCAGCAGCCGGGCTGGAGGCAGCAGGGCTCGGGACGGCAGCAGGGCTGGAAGCAAGGGCGGCTGAATCGGGGCACGCAGCTGACCGGCCGGCACACGGTGGTCTGGCACGAGACCGGCGGCAGGCAGGAGCGGCCACAGCAGCCGGACCCGCAGCTCTGGGGCAGGCAGCAGCCTCCCCCACAGCTCAGGTTGGAGCAGACGGAGCCACAGCAAGAGCTGACCATGATGGAGACGAGTTCGGGTTTGGGTTGAGTTAgaaggagaagtgaagtcttca
It contains:
- the LOC119934682 gene encoding keratin-associated protein 2-3-like; translated protein: MVSSCCGSVCSNLSCGGGCCLPQSCGSGCCGRSCLPPVSCQTTVCRPVSCVPRFSRPCFQPCCRPEPCCLQPGCCQPLSCCPSSCTAVVCRPCCWASTCCQPISVQSPCCRPPCCQPAACRMTCC
- the LOC119934681 gene encoding keratin-associated protein 2-3-like: MVSSCCGSVCSNLSCGGGCCLPQSFGSGCCGRSCLPPVSCQTTVCRPVSCVPRFSRPCFQPCCRPEPCCLQPGCCQPLSCCPSSCTAVVCRPCCWASTCCQPISVQSPCCRPPCCQPAACRMTCC